Proteins encoded together in one Ipomoea triloba cultivar NCNSP0323 chromosome 4, ASM357664v1 window:
- the LOC116015632 gene encoding DUF724 domain-containing protein 7-like isoform X1, whose amino-acid sequence MDLDFLCLFFSNSKENSWNMFTVGKAVEVSFERYDPRDVWFPATILEVFGNGSFSVEYQKSNVRDKVTVGSFQIRPCPPHLKNRNFCLLERVDAFYDFGWWSGVITKMLADSRYIVFFKHFNLEKEVSGLELRRHMDWRSGRWHTSQGILISSDCVVEGDDNCNAKVNQRTVRLDSSGTKDEVSKEKTSCSLNSQDDQIAQSTDCNENPSNAMVSAKNKPHSLASANDGTLLQSQVLQKEQDEIPCGFDNLTSEGAASRNVSISECVDQLSGNPFLGKSTRRKRQKTSEQDISVADVQIVQGKQTKLLVDGAQLPIQGKEAAGNVAENNEAGCPIVIGLECISPSRNSRIKTSRHMDGKECSDPLSGQKQHVNDLATDVIESEQVRNSESGQKKKRGRPCKSAANTIKSPAPLIDNPQNVDAEDETIIKDCTTNESSQTKDIPAASEGRNDEYVEAEEASTEAPSNRCSDQPLLPCCRTVDGSNKQATPIDNGSGAISSEIQRLPFVKSTLLWSTIESMDVFQRIPQKPHFQPLEHVKESYREGVAIGYMVTFSSLVDRCCKLQLDDPRSSIEEMLETLVELGGHGFDVRQIQDRLKEMVSLKEKHKNLEVQSAEMEVEMVKHETEKTQVDEEIETIKKQIAELEEKVKMAVTKREAKDVEIARLQSKMDDVRGEITSARSGYEDLASKPLP is encoded by the exons ATGGATTTggattttttatgtttatttttctcaaattcGAAAGAAAACAGCTGGAATATGTTTACCGTCGGGAAAGCAGTAGAAGTCTCATTTGAAAGATATGATCCCCGGGATGTTTGGTTCCCTGCTACTATTCTCGAAGTTTTTGGAAATGGCTCTTTCTCTGTGGAGTATCAGAAGTCAAATGTTAGGGATAAAGTGACTGTTGGTTCTTTTCAGATTCGACCCTGCCCTCCACAtcttaaaaatagaaatttttgTTTGTTGGAAAGGGTGGATGCATTTTATGATTTTGGCTGGTGGAGTGGGGTGATAACCAAGATGCTTGCTGATAGTAGATATATTGTTTTCTTTAAGCACTTTAATTTAGAGAAGGAGGTTAGCGGCTTGGAATTAAGGCGTCACATGGATTGGAGAAGTGGCAGATGGCATACTTCTCAG GGTATTTTGATCTCTTCAGATTGTGTAGTTGAGGGAGATGACAATTGCAATGCTAAAGTGAACCAAAGAACTGTCCGACTGGACAGCTCAGGCACTAAGGATGAAGTCTCCAAAGAGAAAACATCATGTTCCTTGAATTCTCAGGATGATCAAATCGCACAATCAACTGATTGCAATGAGAATCCTTCGAATGCTATGGTTTCAGCAAAGAACAAACCACACAGTTTAGCTTCTGCAAATGATGGTACACTGTTGCAGTCTCAAGTACTGCAGAAGGAACAAGATGAAATACCCTGTGGTTTTGACAACTTGACTTCTGAGGGGGCTGCTAGTAGAAATGTTTCAATCTCTGAATGTGTAGATCAGTTGTCTGGTAATCCTTTTCTTGGAAAGAGCACT AGGAGAAAACGCCAGAAAACCAGTGAGCAGGATATCTCTGTGGCAGATGTCCAGATAGTTCAAGGGAAACAAACAAAGTTGCTGGTTGATGGTGCACAGCTTCCTATTCAAG GTAAGGAAGCAGCAGGAAATGTAGCTGAAAATAATGAAGCTGGCTGTCCAATTGTCATAGGGTTGGAGTGTATTTCTCCCTCGAGGAACTCAAGAATTAAGACATCTCGTCACATGGATGGCAAGGAGTGTTCGGATCCTTTGAGTGGTCAGAAGCAACATGTTAACGATCTAGCTACAGATGTTATAGAG AGTGAACAAGTACGTAATTCAGAGAGCggtcaaaagaaaaagagaggaaGGCCATGCAAGTCAGCGGCCAACACCATTAAATCCCCTGCTCCTCTCATAG ATAACCCGCAAAATGTAGATGCTGAGGATGAAACAATCATCAAGGATTGTACTACCAATGAATCATCTCAAACCAAAG ATATTCCTGCTGCTTCTGAAGGGAGAAATGATGAATACGTTGAAGCAGAGGAAGCCAGTACTGAGGCACCTAGCAATAGGTGTAGTGATCAACCTCTATTACCATGCTGCCGTACTGTTGATGGATCAAATAAGCAAGCTA CTCCAATTGACAATGGTAGCGGTGCAATCTCGAGTGAGATCCAAAGACTGCCTTTTGTAAAAAGCACACTTCTTTGGTCCACAATTGAATCCATGGATGTTTTCCAGCGAATTCCCCAGAAGCCGCATTTCCAGCCCTTGGAACACGTTAAAGAGAGTTATCGCGAAGGCGTAGCTATAGGGTATATGGTCACATTCTCTAGCTTGGTAGACAGGTGTTGCAAGCTGCAGTTGGATGATCCCAGAAGCAGCATAGAGGAAATGCTGGAGACGCTCGTGGAGTTGGGAGGCCACGGATTTGATGTTCGCCAGATACAAGACCGCCTAAAGGAGATGGTGTCGCTtaaagaaaaacacaaaaatctGGAGGTGCAGTCAGCAGAAATGGAGGTTGAGATGGTGAAGCACGAGACGGAGAAAACACAAGTGGATGAAGAGATTGAGACGATTAAGAAGCAAATAGCAGAGCTGGAAGAGAAGGTGAAAATGGCTGTTACAAAGAGAGAGGCTAAGGATGTTGAAATTGCTCGCCTTCAATCTAAAATGGATGACGTTAGAGGAGAAATTACAAGTGCTCGCAGTGGATATGAAGATTTAGCTTCTAAACCTTTGCCGTAG
- the LOC116015632 gene encoding DUF724 domain-containing protein 7-like isoform X3 — translation MDLDFLCLFFSNSKENSWNMFTVGKAVEVSFERYDPRDVWFPATILEVFGNGSFSVEYQKSNVRDKVTVGSFQIRPCPPHLKNRNFCLLERVDAFYDFGWWSGVITKMLADSRYIVFFKHFNLEKEVSGLELRRHMDWRSGRWHTSQGILISSDCVVEGDDNCNAKVNQRTVRLDSSGTKDEVSKEKTSCSLNSQDDQIAQSTDCNENPSNAMVSAKNKPHSLASANDGTLLQSQVLQKEQDEIPCGFDNLTSEGAASRNVSISECVDQLSGNPFLGKSTRRKRQKTSEQDISVADVQIVQGKQTKLLVDGAQLPIQGLECISPSRNSRIKTSRHMDGKECSDPLSGQKQHVNDLATDVIESEQVRNSESGQKKKRGRPCKSAANTIKSPAPLIDNPQNVDAEDETIIKDCTTNESSQTKDIPAASEGRNDEYVEAEEASTEAPSNRCSDQPLLPCCRTVDGSNKQATPIDNGSGAISSEIQRLPFVKSTLLWSTIESMDVFQRIPQKPHFQPLEHVKESYREGVAIGYMVTFSSLVDRCCKLQLDDPRSSIEEMLETLVELGGHGFDVRQIQDRLKEMVSLKEKHKNLEVQSAEMEVEMVKHETEKTQVDEEIETIKKQIAELEEKVKMAVTKREAKDVEIARLQSKMDDVRGEITSARSGYEDLASKPLP, via the exons ATGGATTTggattttttatgtttatttttctcaaattcGAAAGAAAACAGCTGGAATATGTTTACCGTCGGGAAAGCAGTAGAAGTCTCATTTGAAAGATATGATCCCCGGGATGTTTGGTTCCCTGCTACTATTCTCGAAGTTTTTGGAAATGGCTCTTTCTCTGTGGAGTATCAGAAGTCAAATGTTAGGGATAAAGTGACTGTTGGTTCTTTTCAGATTCGACCCTGCCCTCCACAtcttaaaaatagaaatttttgTTTGTTGGAAAGGGTGGATGCATTTTATGATTTTGGCTGGTGGAGTGGGGTGATAACCAAGATGCTTGCTGATAGTAGATATATTGTTTTCTTTAAGCACTTTAATTTAGAGAAGGAGGTTAGCGGCTTGGAATTAAGGCGTCACATGGATTGGAGAAGTGGCAGATGGCATACTTCTCAG GGTATTTTGATCTCTTCAGATTGTGTAGTTGAGGGAGATGACAATTGCAATGCTAAAGTGAACCAAAGAACTGTCCGACTGGACAGCTCAGGCACTAAGGATGAAGTCTCCAAAGAGAAAACATCATGTTCCTTGAATTCTCAGGATGATCAAATCGCACAATCAACTGATTGCAATGAGAATCCTTCGAATGCTATGGTTTCAGCAAAGAACAAACCACACAGTTTAGCTTCTGCAAATGATGGTACACTGTTGCAGTCTCAAGTACTGCAGAAGGAACAAGATGAAATACCCTGTGGTTTTGACAACTTGACTTCTGAGGGGGCTGCTAGTAGAAATGTTTCAATCTCTGAATGTGTAGATCAGTTGTCTGGTAATCCTTTTCTTGGAAAGAGCACT AGGAGAAAACGCCAGAAAACCAGTGAGCAGGATATCTCTGTGGCAGATGTCCAGATAGTTCAAGGGAAACAAACAAAGTTGCTGGTTGATGGTGCACAGCTTCCTATTCAAG GGTTGGAGTGTATTTCTCCCTCGAGGAACTCAAGAATTAAGACATCTCGTCACATGGATGGCAAGGAGTGTTCGGATCCTTTGAGTGGTCAGAAGCAACATGTTAACGATCTAGCTACAGATGTTATAGAG AGTGAACAAGTACGTAATTCAGAGAGCggtcaaaagaaaaagagaggaaGGCCATGCAAGTCAGCGGCCAACACCATTAAATCCCCTGCTCCTCTCATAG ATAACCCGCAAAATGTAGATGCTGAGGATGAAACAATCATCAAGGATTGTACTACCAATGAATCATCTCAAACCAAAG ATATTCCTGCTGCTTCTGAAGGGAGAAATGATGAATACGTTGAAGCAGAGGAAGCCAGTACTGAGGCACCTAGCAATAGGTGTAGTGATCAACCTCTATTACCATGCTGCCGTACTGTTGATGGATCAAATAAGCAAGCTA CTCCAATTGACAATGGTAGCGGTGCAATCTCGAGTGAGATCCAAAGACTGCCTTTTGTAAAAAGCACACTTCTTTGGTCCACAATTGAATCCATGGATGTTTTCCAGCGAATTCCCCAGAAGCCGCATTTCCAGCCCTTGGAACACGTTAAAGAGAGTTATCGCGAAGGCGTAGCTATAGGGTATATGGTCACATTCTCTAGCTTGGTAGACAGGTGTTGCAAGCTGCAGTTGGATGATCCCAGAAGCAGCATAGAGGAAATGCTGGAGACGCTCGTGGAGTTGGGAGGCCACGGATTTGATGTTCGCCAGATACAAGACCGCCTAAAGGAGATGGTGTCGCTtaaagaaaaacacaaaaatctGGAGGTGCAGTCAGCAGAAATGGAGGTTGAGATGGTGAAGCACGAGACGGAGAAAACACAAGTGGATGAAGAGATTGAGACGATTAAGAAGCAAATAGCAGAGCTGGAAGAGAAGGTGAAAATGGCTGTTACAAAGAGAGAGGCTAAGGATGTTGAAATTGCTCGCCTTCAATCTAAAATGGATGACGTTAGAGGAGAAATTACAAGTGCTCGCAGTGGATATGAAGATTTAGCTTCTAAACCTTTGCCGTAG
- the LOC116015632 gene encoding DUF724 domain-containing protein 7-like isoform X2 — protein MFTVGKAVEVSFERYDPRDVWFPATILEVFGNGSFSVEYQKSNVRDKVTVGSFQIRPCPPHLKNRNFCLLERVDAFYDFGWWSGVITKMLADSRYIVFFKHFNLEKEVSGLELRRHMDWRSGRWHTSQGILISSDCVVEGDDNCNAKVNQRTVRLDSSGTKDEVSKEKTSCSLNSQDDQIAQSTDCNENPSNAMVSAKNKPHSLASANDGTLLQSQVLQKEQDEIPCGFDNLTSEGAASRNVSISECVDQLSGNPFLGKSTRRKRQKTSEQDISVADVQIVQGKQTKLLVDGAQLPIQGKEAAGNVAENNEAGCPIVIGLECISPSRNSRIKTSRHMDGKECSDPLSGQKQHVNDLATDVIESEQVRNSESGQKKKRGRPCKSAANTIKSPAPLIDNPQNVDAEDETIIKDCTTNESSQTKDIPAASEGRNDEYVEAEEASTEAPSNRCSDQPLLPCCRTVDGSNKQATPIDNGSGAISSEIQRLPFVKSTLLWSTIESMDVFQRIPQKPHFQPLEHVKESYREGVAIGYMVTFSSLVDRCCKLQLDDPRSSIEEMLETLVELGGHGFDVRQIQDRLKEMVSLKEKHKNLEVQSAEMEVEMVKHETEKTQVDEEIETIKKQIAELEEKVKMAVTKREAKDVEIARLQSKMDDVRGEITSARSGYEDLASKPLP, from the exons ATGTTTACCGTCGGGAAAGCAGTAGAAGTCTCATTTGAAAGATATGATCCCCGGGATGTTTGGTTCCCTGCTACTATTCTCGAAGTTTTTGGAAATGGCTCTTTCTCTGTGGAGTATCAGAAGTCAAATGTTAGGGATAAAGTGACTGTTGGTTCTTTTCAGATTCGACCCTGCCCTCCACAtcttaaaaatagaaatttttgTTTGTTGGAAAGGGTGGATGCATTTTATGATTTTGGCTGGTGGAGTGGGGTGATAACCAAGATGCTTGCTGATAGTAGATATATTGTTTTCTTTAAGCACTTTAATTTAGAGAAGGAGGTTAGCGGCTTGGAATTAAGGCGTCACATGGATTGGAGAAGTGGCAGATGGCATACTTCTCAG GGTATTTTGATCTCTTCAGATTGTGTAGTTGAGGGAGATGACAATTGCAATGCTAAAGTGAACCAAAGAACTGTCCGACTGGACAGCTCAGGCACTAAGGATGAAGTCTCCAAAGAGAAAACATCATGTTCCTTGAATTCTCAGGATGATCAAATCGCACAATCAACTGATTGCAATGAGAATCCTTCGAATGCTATGGTTTCAGCAAAGAACAAACCACACAGTTTAGCTTCTGCAAATGATGGTACACTGTTGCAGTCTCAAGTACTGCAGAAGGAACAAGATGAAATACCCTGTGGTTTTGACAACTTGACTTCTGAGGGGGCTGCTAGTAGAAATGTTTCAATCTCTGAATGTGTAGATCAGTTGTCTGGTAATCCTTTTCTTGGAAAGAGCACT AGGAGAAAACGCCAGAAAACCAGTGAGCAGGATATCTCTGTGGCAGATGTCCAGATAGTTCAAGGGAAACAAACAAAGTTGCTGGTTGATGGTGCACAGCTTCCTATTCAAG GTAAGGAAGCAGCAGGAAATGTAGCTGAAAATAATGAAGCTGGCTGTCCAATTGTCATAGGGTTGGAGTGTATTTCTCCCTCGAGGAACTCAAGAATTAAGACATCTCGTCACATGGATGGCAAGGAGTGTTCGGATCCTTTGAGTGGTCAGAAGCAACATGTTAACGATCTAGCTACAGATGTTATAGAG AGTGAACAAGTACGTAATTCAGAGAGCggtcaaaagaaaaagagaggaaGGCCATGCAAGTCAGCGGCCAACACCATTAAATCCCCTGCTCCTCTCATAG ATAACCCGCAAAATGTAGATGCTGAGGATGAAACAATCATCAAGGATTGTACTACCAATGAATCATCTCAAACCAAAG ATATTCCTGCTGCTTCTGAAGGGAGAAATGATGAATACGTTGAAGCAGAGGAAGCCAGTACTGAGGCACCTAGCAATAGGTGTAGTGATCAACCTCTATTACCATGCTGCCGTACTGTTGATGGATCAAATAAGCAAGCTA CTCCAATTGACAATGGTAGCGGTGCAATCTCGAGTGAGATCCAAAGACTGCCTTTTGTAAAAAGCACACTTCTTTGGTCCACAATTGAATCCATGGATGTTTTCCAGCGAATTCCCCAGAAGCCGCATTTCCAGCCCTTGGAACACGTTAAAGAGAGTTATCGCGAAGGCGTAGCTATAGGGTATATGGTCACATTCTCTAGCTTGGTAGACAGGTGTTGCAAGCTGCAGTTGGATGATCCCAGAAGCAGCATAGAGGAAATGCTGGAGACGCTCGTGGAGTTGGGAGGCCACGGATTTGATGTTCGCCAGATACAAGACCGCCTAAAGGAGATGGTGTCGCTtaaagaaaaacacaaaaatctGGAGGTGCAGTCAGCAGAAATGGAGGTTGAGATGGTGAAGCACGAGACGGAGAAAACACAAGTGGATGAAGAGATTGAGACGATTAAGAAGCAAATAGCAGAGCTGGAAGAGAAGGTGAAAATGGCTGTTACAAAGAGAGAGGCTAAGGATGTTGAAATTGCTCGCCTTCAATCTAAAATGGATGACGTTAGAGGAGAAATTACAAGTGCTCGCAGTGGATATGAAGATTTAGCTTCTAAACCTTTGCCGTAG
- the LOC116015632 gene encoding DUF724 domain-containing protein 7-like isoform X4: MDWRSGRWHTSQGILISSDCVVEGDDNCNAKVNQRTVRLDSSGTKDEVSKEKTSCSLNSQDDQIAQSTDCNENPSNAMVSAKNKPHSLASANDGTLLQSQVLQKEQDEIPCGFDNLTSEGAASRNVSISECVDQLSGNPFLGKSTRRKRQKTSEQDISVADVQIVQGKQTKLLVDGAQLPIQGKEAAGNVAENNEAGCPIVIGLECISPSRNSRIKTSRHMDGKECSDPLSGQKQHVNDLATDVIESEQVRNSESGQKKKRGRPCKSAANTIKSPAPLIDNPQNVDAEDETIIKDCTTNESSQTKDIPAASEGRNDEYVEAEEASTEAPSNRCSDQPLLPCCRTVDGSNKQATPIDNGSGAISSEIQRLPFVKSTLLWSTIESMDVFQRIPQKPHFQPLEHVKESYREGVAIGYMVTFSSLVDRCCKLQLDDPRSSIEEMLETLVELGGHGFDVRQIQDRLKEMVSLKEKHKNLEVQSAEMEVEMVKHETEKTQVDEEIETIKKQIAELEEKVKMAVTKREAKDVEIARLQSKMDDVRGEITSARSGYEDLASKPLP; encoded by the exons ATGGATTGGAGAAGTGGCAGATGGCATACTTCTCAG GGTATTTTGATCTCTTCAGATTGTGTAGTTGAGGGAGATGACAATTGCAATGCTAAAGTGAACCAAAGAACTGTCCGACTGGACAGCTCAGGCACTAAGGATGAAGTCTCCAAAGAGAAAACATCATGTTCCTTGAATTCTCAGGATGATCAAATCGCACAATCAACTGATTGCAATGAGAATCCTTCGAATGCTATGGTTTCAGCAAAGAACAAACCACACAGTTTAGCTTCTGCAAATGATGGTACACTGTTGCAGTCTCAAGTACTGCAGAAGGAACAAGATGAAATACCCTGTGGTTTTGACAACTTGACTTCTGAGGGGGCTGCTAGTAGAAATGTTTCAATCTCTGAATGTGTAGATCAGTTGTCTGGTAATCCTTTTCTTGGAAAGAGCACT AGGAGAAAACGCCAGAAAACCAGTGAGCAGGATATCTCTGTGGCAGATGTCCAGATAGTTCAAGGGAAACAAACAAAGTTGCTGGTTGATGGTGCACAGCTTCCTATTCAAG GTAAGGAAGCAGCAGGAAATGTAGCTGAAAATAATGAAGCTGGCTGTCCAATTGTCATAGGGTTGGAGTGTATTTCTCCCTCGAGGAACTCAAGAATTAAGACATCTCGTCACATGGATGGCAAGGAGTGTTCGGATCCTTTGAGTGGTCAGAAGCAACATGTTAACGATCTAGCTACAGATGTTATAGAG AGTGAACAAGTACGTAATTCAGAGAGCggtcaaaagaaaaagagaggaaGGCCATGCAAGTCAGCGGCCAACACCATTAAATCCCCTGCTCCTCTCATAG ATAACCCGCAAAATGTAGATGCTGAGGATGAAACAATCATCAAGGATTGTACTACCAATGAATCATCTCAAACCAAAG ATATTCCTGCTGCTTCTGAAGGGAGAAATGATGAATACGTTGAAGCAGAGGAAGCCAGTACTGAGGCACCTAGCAATAGGTGTAGTGATCAACCTCTATTACCATGCTGCCGTACTGTTGATGGATCAAATAAGCAAGCTA CTCCAATTGACAATGGTAGCGGTGCAATCTCGAGTGAGATCCAAAGACTGCCTTTTGTAAAAAGCACACTTCTTTGGTCCACAATTGAATCCATGGATGTTTTCCAGCGAATTCCCCAGAAGCCGCATTTCCAGCCCTTGGAACACGTTAAAGAGAGTTATCGCGAAGGCGTAGCTATAGGGTATATGGTCACATTCTCTAGCTTGGTAGACAGGTGTTGCAAGCTGCAGTTGGATGATCCCAGAAGCAGCATAGAGGAAATGCTGGAGACGCTCGTGGAGTTGGGAGGCCACGGATTTGATGTTCGCCAGATACAAGACCGCCTAAAGGAGATGGTGTCGCTtaaagaaaaacacaaaaatctGGAGGTGCAGTCAGCAGAAATGGAGGTTGAGATGGTGAAGCACGAGACGGAGAAAACACAAGTGGATGAAGAGATTGAGACGATTAAGAAGCAAATAGCAGAGCTGGAAGAGAAGGTGAAAATGGCTGTTACAAAGAGAGAGGCTAAGGATGTTGAAATTGCTCGCCTTCAATCTAAAATGGATGACGTTAGAGGAGAAATTACAAGTGCTCGCAGTGGATATGAAGATTTAGCTTCTAAACCTTTGCCGTAG
- the LOC116015633 gene encoding protein AGENET DOMAIN (AGD)-CONTAINING P1-like yields the protein MEKKRKAMGGMEDADWCKKGAEVEVSLEDEGFRGSWYTATVLRTVSKKNNKMFVEFHTLMCDDDDTKPLRQFVNFILARPIPPRESARSFGLSEEVDAFHCDGWWEGIVTEVVDDSTYSLFFRSSREQIQFPQSQLRLHREWFHGQWVPSFPDPPPSPSQS from the coding sequence atggagaagaagaggaaggCGATGGGGGGAATGGAAGATGCAGATTGGTGCAAGAAAGGAGCAGAGGTTGAAGTTAGCTTGGAAGACGAGGGTTTCAGAGGGTCGTGGTACACTGCCACGGTTCTCCGCACCGTTTCGAAGAAGAACAACAAGATGTTCGTGGAGTTCCACACCCTGATGTGTGACGACGATGATACCAAGCCCCTCCGCCAGTTCGTCAACTTCATCCTCGCTCGCCCAATTCCTCCCCGCGAGTCTGCCCGCTCGTTCGGCCTCAGCGAGGAGGTCGACGCTTTCCACTGCGACGGCTGGTGGGAGGGCATTGTGACCGAGGTTGTTGATGACTCTACCtactcgctcttcttccgctcCTCACGCGAGCAGATTCAGTTCCCTCAGTCCCAGCTCCGCTTGCACCGCGAATGGTTCCATGGCCAGTGGGTCCCTTCCTTCCCCGACCCTCCTCCTTCTCCTTCCCAGTCCTGA